One genomic window of Nicotiana sylvestris chromosome 10, ASM39365v2, whole genome shotgun sequence includes the following:
- the LOC138878975 gene encoding uncharacterized protein, whose amino-acid sequence MELRQTITALECRLMEALSTIDAMKAKIESLKEHVNAGVTEVANNVVVTREAMIKAPKPPVFKGVRDAQEVENFLWHLENYFRHGKVRDDEAKINTAVLYLSETAMLWWRRKMADVDKGLCTITTWDQFKAEFKRQFFPNNVLYEARRKLRELKQTGSIRNYVKKFTTLMLQIPNLTNDELLFYFMDGLQNWAKKELQRRQVTNIDQAKVEAESLMDFRHDKHDKGNGKESKVNNVKGGGDRGKVKEIQ is encoded by the coding sequence ATGGAACTAAGGCAAACTATCACTGCCTTagagtgcagactcatggaggctttgagtactatcgatgctatgaaggcaaagatagagtcactcAAGGAACATGTCAATGCCGGCGTGACCGAGGTAGCCAACAATGTTGTGGTGACGAGGGAGGCCATGATCAAGGCTCCCAAACCCCCGGTGTTCAAAGGTGTTCGTgatgcacaagaagtggaaaacttcctttggcacttggagaactacttcaggcatggcaaagtgagggacgacgaggccaagatcaacactgcggtattgtacctctcagagactgccatgctatggtggagaaggaagatggCCGACGTGGATAAAGGTCTATGTACCATTACCACATGGGATCAATTCAAAGCGGAGTTCAAGCGACAGTTTtttccaaacaatgtcttgtacgaggcaaggcgcaagcttagggaattgaagcaaacagggagcatacgtaactatgtcaagaagttcactacccttatgcttcaaatccccaacTTGACCAATGATGAATTGTTGTTCTACTTCATGGAtgggttgcaaaattgggctaagAAGGAGTTGCAACGCCGACAAGTCACTAATATAGACCAAGCCAAAGTGGAGGCCGAATCATTGATGGATTTCAGGCATGACAAACACGACAAAGGCAATGGCAAGGAGTCAAAGGTTAACAATGTCAAAGGTGGGGGAGACCGTGGCAAAGTCAAGGAGATACAATAA
- the LOC104218569 gene encoding uncharacterized mitochondrial protein AtMg00860-like produces MEHLRKVFQVLRENELYIKREKCEFAQSKVNFLGHIISNGELRMDEAKVCAIQEWEAPIKVTELRSFLGLVNYYCRFINGYSAKAAPLTELLKKNKPWVWTEHCQKAFECLKAVVTEEPVLALPDLPRLLRCTQMPETLPLGVSRCRISIP; encoded by the coding sequence atggagcacttaaggaaggttttccaagtcttgcgtgagaacgagctatacatcaagagggagaaatgTGAGTTCGCACAATCAAAGGTGAACTTCTTGGGCCATATCATTAGCAATGGAGAGCTACGCATGGACGAGGCTAAGGTATGTGCTATCCAGGAGTGGGAGGCACCTATAAAGGtaactgagttgagatccttccttgGCCTTGTTAACTACTATTGTCGGTTCATCAATGGATACTCAGCAAAGGCCGCACCATTGACTGAGttgctaaagaagaacaagccatgGGTTTGGACAGAGCATTGTCAAAAGGCATTTGAATGCCTTAAGGCAGTTGTAACAGAGGAGCCAGTCTTGGCATTACCTGATTTGCCAAGACTTTTGAGGTGCACACAGATGCCTGAGACTTTGCCATTGGGGGTGTCCCGATGCAGGATAAGCATCCCATAA